The following is a genomic window from Flavobacterium sp..
TTATCCAATATCAATATATCAGACTAGTCAAAATCAAGGGGTTTATCAATTAGCCGATGATATTGAGCGTTTACCTGGAACTCGTTTTAAAATACCTGTTGGAGCCCGATTGAATTATTATTTAAATGAAAGAGTAACCCTTAGAAGTTATTACAGATATTATTGGGATGATTGGGGAGTAACATCCCATACTGCAAGTATTGAACTACCAGTTAAACTATCAGATAAATTTACTATTTACCCTTCGTATAGATATTATACGCAAGGAAAAGCAAAATATTTTGCACCGTTTGAAACCCATCTTTCAACAGAAAAATATTATACTTCAGATTATGATTTATCTACTTTTAATGCCAACCAATATGGTTTTGGAGTAGGATATACAGATATTTTTACGAATGCTAAAATTTGGAAATTTGGTCTAAAAAATATCGATTTTAGATACAGTCATTATGATAGAAATGATGGATTAAATGCAAATATTGTCTCTTTCGGAATCAAATTTGTCGAACAATAATTATAGTTGTTATGCACATTTTAATAATTGAAGATGAAAAAGGGATTGTTGATTTTCTGAAGCAAGGTTTAGAAGAAGAAAATTATACTGTTTCTACAGCCTTTGATGGTGTTGATGGATTGCAAAAAGCATTAGAACTTCCTGTGGATTTAATTTTGCTAGATTGGATGTTGCCAAAAATGCAAGGAATTGAAGTGTGTCGTAGTATTAGAAATCAAAATATAACGATACCGATTTTATTTTTAACGGCTAAAGACACGGTACAAGAGACTATTGAAGGACTAAAAGCTGGTGCTAATGATTACATCAAAAAACCATTTTCTTTTGAAGAGCTTTTGGAACGAATTAAAATTCATTTTAGAGCAAAAGACGAAGCAAAAATTGTAACTTTGGGTAACATTACAATTGATAAATCTAAATTTCAAGTCTTTGTTGATAATAACGAAGTTTCATTAACGCATCGTGAATACGAATTATTAGAATATCTTATAAAAAATAAAGGAAACGTTTGCACTAGAAACAAAATTATTGAAGATGTTTGGGATATTCATTTTGAATATGATACGGGTGTCATTGATGTTTTTATGAATGCCATTCGAAAAAAACTGAATTTAACCAAAGACCAAGATTTAATCAAAACCATTAGAGGAGTAGGATATATTGCAAACGATAATTAGCATGTCAAAAACCGAAACAGCTGTAAAAGCCACTTATTTTAGCATTATAGGAAATACTTTATTAGCTTTAATAAAAGGAATAACAGGCTATTTTGGTAATTCATATGCCATGATTGCCGATGCCATAGAATCAACAGCTGATATTTTTGCCTCTTTTTTAGTGCTTTTTGGAATCAAATATTCCAATCGTCCTGCCGACGAAAATCATCCGTATGGCCATGGAAGAGCAGAACCTTTGATTACGTTTTTAGTGGTTGGTTTTTTAATTACTTCGGCTACGGTTATAGCTTATGAAAGTTTTTATAATATTGGAACACCTCATGAACTTCCAAAACCTTTCACACTTTATGTGCTAGGAGCTATCATTCTATGGAAAGAAATTTCGTTCCAAATTGTCATGAAAAAAAGCATCGAATCCAATAGCAGTTCGCTAAAAGCCGACGCTTGGCATCACAGAAGCGACGCTATAACATCAGTTGCAGCATTTATTGGTATTTCTATTGCATTGTATTTTGGAAAAGGTTACGAATCGGCTGATGATTGGGCTGCTTTATTGGCTTCATTTTTAATATTATACAATTCCTATAAAATATTTAGACCTGCTTTAGGTGAAATCATGGACGAACATTTATACCACGATTTAGAAGCCGAGATTAAAACCATTTCTCAAACGGTTTCAGGGGTTATATGTATTGAAAAATGCTTTATTAGAAAAGCAGGAATGAAATATCATGTAGATTTGCATGTAATGGTAGATGGCAATAAATCGGTTAAAGAAGGCCATGATATTGCGCATATTTTAAAAGATACACTACGAAATAAATTAATGGATTTAGGTCATGTTTTAATTCATATTGAGCCTAATTTTGAAACTATTGTACGTTAATTATGTTATCCTTTTCATTTAAAAACAGAATTGCTTTTAACTACATTTTGAGTAGTTCAATATTGATTGCAATAGTTTTTCTATCCATTTTTACGATTGTAAAATATAGTGTAAATCAACACATTAATGAGGAAATACAAGAGGAATTATACAAACACTTAGACGATGTTTCTACCGATTCAAATGACACTTATTTAATTCAGGTAGATCAATGGCGTGCTAGAGAGCATAATTCAATTAGTGTGAATCCAGTGTTTGTTGAGTTTTATGATACAAATAAGCAACTCATTGATAAATCTCCGAATTTAAAAAATTCTAATATTCAATTATTAGCTGCTAATCAAAATAATAAGTTTACTGATACCAAGCTTAATGGAATTCCTATTCGTCAAATTCAAACGGGTATTATAAATAAAGATCAAGTTGTTGGTTACCTAGTAGTTGCCATGTCTTTAGAAGACTTTGAAATTGTTCAAATTCTTAAAAACATCTTATTAATTTCATATCCGTTAATTTTAATTTTACTCTTTTTAATTGCTCGTTTTTTAGCGGGAAGAAGCATTAAACCTGTTAGTACCATAATTGATACATCGAGTCAAATTACAAAAGACAATTTAAAATCACGTATTCCGCTTCCCATCAATAAAGATGAATTATTTGTGTTATCGCATAATATTAATAACCTTTTGGATAGGGTTGAAAATGCCATTGAACGCGAAAAACAATTTACTTCTGATGCTTCCCACGAATTAAGAACTCCTTTGGCAGTCATAAAAGGCACCATGGAAGTTTTAATACGAAAACCAAGAAATCAGCACGAATATGAAGAGAAAATAAATTTTTGTATTTCAGAAGTGAATCGATTGAACCACATGGTGGATCAATTATTGCTTTTGGCTCGATTTGAAAATCAAAAGCAAAATATTAAAAATGAAACCATTTATTTAAATGCCATTATTTTAGACAATCTAACGCGTTTTTCAGAGAAGATTGAAAGTAAAAAAATAAAAATTATCACTTCTTTTTCAGATGATTATTATATTCAATCCGACAATTATCTCGTTTCAATTATAATAAGTAATTTACTTTCAAATGCTATAAAATATTCAGATAGTACTGGGGAAATTCGAATTAAACTATCGCAAAATGAACACCATATTACTTTTTCAATATCCGATAACGGAATAGGAATTGCTCCTGACGATATGAATAAAATTTTCAATTCGTTTTACCGTTCAGATGTTATTAATCATGCGCAAATAAAAGGAACTGGACTTGGTTTATCTATTGTAAAAAGGCTTTGTGATTTATTGAAATTTGAAATTTCAGTTGATAGTAAATTAAACGTTGGTACCACTTTTAGTTTAAGTTTTTCTTTAGCCAAACTTAAGTAGTTCTTAAGGTATTTCTTATACATTTGCTATACATTTGTACTATAGTTTTTAGTATATTTATATACTGATTAAAATAGTATAAAATGAACAAGTTAATTGTCTATTTCTTAGTTTTTGTTTTCCTATGTGCTAACACATCACTTGGGCAATTAGTAAAATTACCTAATCTTGTTGAGCATTACAAAGCTCATAAAAATGAATTGTCTTCTAATTCCATATCATTCATAGAATACATTAAGTTACACTATGCTAAAAATGTTGACAACAATCAAGACCATCAAAATTTACCTTTTAAAACACTTGATAATTCGATAAGTGTGTTATTTGTTTTCCCTTTAATGACGTTTCAGTTACAATTAGTTAATCCTATTATTGCGATAACAAAGAAATTTTTCTACAATAAATCATTTACATCCAATTTGATTATTTCAATTTGGTTACCGCCTAAAATATTCTAATATATTCTTTTATAATTGATTCATTATTAAGGTTTCAATTCTAATTATCTTAAAAGATAAATGATATTTATTTATTTTAAAAATGTATTAAAATGTTAGAAAAAATTATTGCTTTTAGTTTAAAAAACAAACTTATTGTCCTTTTATTTACACTAGGAGTCTTGGGTTTTGGTTTGTTTTCTGTTTTTCAAATATCCATTGGGGCTGTCCCAGATGTTACTAATAATCAAGTGCAGGTAATTACTACTTCTCGTAATTTATCTACACAAGATATCGAACAATATATTACCTATCCTGTTGAAATTGAAATGGCTAATTTACCCAGTGTAAAAGAAATTCGTTCTATTTCAAAATTCGGATTATCAGTAGTAACTATTGTTTTTGAAGATGAAATTGGAACGTATTTACCGCGACAACTAATTGCTGAAAAAATTAAAACAGCAGCAGAAAAAATCCCTGAAGGTTTTGGTACTCCAGAAATGGGACCAATTACTACAGGTTTAGGTGAAATTTATCAATATACGTTAGAAGTTAAGCCTGAATTTAAAAATCAATATTCTGTTACCGATTTACGAACTATTCAAGATTGGGTAGTAAAAAGACAATTGTCTGGAATCAA
Proteins encoded in this region:
- a CDS encoding response regulator transcription factor, with product MHILIIEDEKGIVDFLKQGLEEENYTVSTAFDGVDGLQKALELPVDLILLDWMLPKMQGIEVCRSIRNQNITIPILFLTAKDTVQETIEGLKAGANDYIKKPFSFEELLERIKIHFRAKDEAKIVTLGNITIDKSKFQVFVDNNEVSLTHREYELLEYLIKNKGNVCTRNKIIEDVWDIHFEYDTGVIDVFMNAIRKKLNLTKDQDLIKTIRGVGYIANDN
- a CDS encoding cation diffusion facilitator family transporter — translated: MSKTETAVKATYFSIIGNTLLALIKGITGYFGNSYAMIADAIESTADIFASFLVLFGIKYSNRPADENHPYGHGRAEPLITFLVVGFLITSATVIAYESFYNIGTPHELPKPFTLYVLGAIILWKEISFQIVMKKSIESNSSSLKADAWHHRSDAITSVAAFIGISIALYFGKGYESADDWAALLASFLILYNSYKIFRPALGEIMDEHLYHDLEAEIKTISQTVSGVICIEKCFIRKAGMKYHVDLHVMVDGNKSVKEGHDIAHILKDTLRNKLMDLGHVLIHIEPNFETIVR
- a CDS encoding HAMP domain-containing sensor histidine kinase, with the protein product MIAIVFLSIFTIVKYSVNQHINEEIQEELYKHLDDVSTDSNDTYLIQVDQWRAREHNSISVNPVFVEFYDTNKQLIDKSPNLKNSNIQLLAANQNNKFTDTKLNGIPIRQIQTGIINKDQVVGYLVVAMSLEDFEIVQILKNILLISYPLILILLFLIARFLAGRSIKPVSTIIDTSSQITKDNLKSRIPLPINKDELFVLSHNINNLLDRVENAIEREKQFTSDASHELRTPLAVIKGTMEVLIRKPRNQHEYEEKINFCISEVNRLNHMVDQLLLLARFENQKQNIKNETIYLNAIILDNLTRFSEKIESKKIKIITSFSDDYYIQSDNYLVSIIISNLLSNAIKYSDSTGEIRIKLSQNEHHITFSISDNGIGIAPDDMNKIFNSFYRSDVINHAQIKGTGLGLSIVKRLCDLLKFEISVDSKLNVGTTFSLSFSLAKLK